From Brassica oleracea var. oleracea cultivar TO1000 chromosome C3, BOL, whole genome shotgun sequence, a single genomic window includes:
- the LOC106330163 gene encoding glutathione S-transferase T3-like, with product MDYDPYKTQTSNFVDLLNSQQDVVFGLGEDSVRVSSSQVPHFGEIPVERKERRTWTPTDDQVLISSWLNTSKDPVVGNEQRSGAFWQRIAAYFAASPKIAVSERREAGHCKQRWHKINDLVGKFCGAFEAASRERTSGQNDNDVLKLAHEIFFNNHNKKFTLEHAWKELRNDQKWCDLSTSTCSRVCLVVVTGVCFYV from the coding sequence ATGGATTATGATCCATATAAAACACAGACATCAAATTTTGTTGACCTTCTCAATAGTCAACAAGACGTTGTGTTTGGTTTAGGGGAAGATAGTGTCCGTGTTTCTTCATCACAGGTTCCTCACTTTGGTGAGATTCCTGTAGAGCGTAAAGAAAGAAGAACCTGGACGCCTACAGACGATCAAGTGCTCATATCCTCTTGGTTAAACACAAGTAAAGATCCGGTGGTAGGGAACGAGCAACGATCCGGAGCTTTTTGGCAGAGAATTGCCGCGTACTTCGCAGCATCACCAAAGATTGCAGTTAGTGAAAGAAGGGAGGCCGGTCACTGCAAGCAACGTTGGCACAAGATCAATGATCTTGTAGGGAAGTTCTGTGGCGCGTTCGAAGCTGCAAGCAGAGAGAGAACCAGCGGGCAAAACGATAACGACGTTCTCAAGCTAGCGCATGAGATCTTCTTCAACAATCACAACAAGAAGTTCACTCTAGAACATGCGTGGAAGGAGCTTCGAAACGATCAGAAATGGTGTGACCTGTCAACTTCTACTTGTAGTAGGGTCTGTCTTGTAGTAGTCACGGGAGTGTGTTTTTACGTTTGA
- the LOC106333993 gene encoding putative lipid-transfer protein DIR1: protein MRKTEVLTVMILMVLVESGLVKKATAHPCGRTFLSALIELVPCTLSVVPFSTLSPNEPCCTAIKTLGQPCLCVIANGPSIPGVDHTLALQLPGKCSANFPPCN, encoded by the coding sequence ATGAGAAAAACAGAGGTTCTTACAGTAATGATTCTTATGGTTTTGGTCGAGTCAGGCCTGGTCAAAAAGGCTACAGCACACCCATGTGGTCGAACATTTTTGTCCGCTTTGATTGAACTCGTGCCTTGTACACTATCAGTGGTGCCGTTTAGCACATTGTCTCCGAACGAGCCATGTTGCACTGCCATCAAAACGCTTGGTCAGCCTTGTCTATGCGTTATTGCCAATGGACCATCTATTCCTGGCGTTGACCACACTCTCGCTCTCCAGTTACCTGGAAAATGTTCTGCCAATTTTCCTCCGTGTAACTAA
- the LOC106329049 gene encoding uncharacterized protein LOC106329049 isoform X2 — translation MSSEIERAMIRIVQITIILCFSIAAVISISTDDESIYEILKQNGLPSGIFPKGVTEFNFDVKTGRFSVYLNRSCDAKYEAELRYQAKVTGTIGDSHVADLSGISAQDLFLWFPVKGIRVDVPSSGLIYFDVGVVRKQYSLSFFDEVQASMLSLYQVDESLGRNII, via the exons ATGAGTTCTGAAATAGAACGAGCCATGATTCGTATAGTTCAAATAACGATTATTCTCTGTTTCTCCATCGCCGCCGTGATCTCGATCTCCACCGATGACGAGTCTATCTACGAGATCCTCAAGCAGAACGGGTTGCCGTCGGGGATATTCCCGAAAGGCGTGACGGAGTTCAACTTCGACGTCAAAACGGGACGGTTCTCTGTTTACTTGAACCGCTCCTGCGATGCCAAGTACGAGGCAGAGCTGCGTTACCAGGCGAAAGTTACGGGGACGATAGGTGATTCTCACGTCGCTGATTTGTCGGGAATATCGGCGCAAGACCTGTTCCTGTGGTTTCCGGTTAAAGGAATACGAGTCGACGTGCCGAGCTCTGGTCTTATCTACTTCGACGTTGGCGTCGTTCGCAAGCAATACTCACTGTCGTTCTTCGATG AGGTTCAGGCTTCTATGTTGTCATTGTATCAAGTAGATGAATCTCTTGGGAGAAACATTATTTAG
- the LOC106329049 gene encoding uncharacterized protein LOC106329049 isoform X1 yields the protein MSSEIERAMIRIVQITIILCFSIAAVISISTDDESIYEILKQNGLPSGIFPKGVTEFNFDVKTGRFSVYLNRSCDAKYEAELRYQAKVTGTIGDSHVADLSGISAQDLFLWFPVKGIRVDVPSSGLIYFDVGVVRKQYSLSFFDAPRDCVAVRGENEVQASMLSLYQVDESLGRNII from the exons ATGAGTTCTGAAATAGAACGAGCCATGATTCGTATAGTTCAAATAACGATTATTCTCTGTTTCTCCATCGCCGCCGTGATCTCGATCTCCACCGATGACGAGTCTATCTACGAGATCCTCAAGCAGAACGGGTTGCCGTCGGGGATATTCCCGAAAGGCGTGACGGAGTTCAACTTCGACGTCAAAACGGGACGGTTCTCTGTTTACTTGAACCGCTCCTGCGATGCCAAGTACGAGGCAGAGCTGCGTTACCAGGCGAAAGTTACGGGGACGATAGGTGATTCTCACGTCGCTGATTTGTCGGGAATATCGGCGCAAGACCTGTTCCTGTGGTTTCCGGTTAAAGGAATACGAGTCGACGTGCCGAGCTCTGGTCTTATCTACTTCGACGTTGGCGTCGTTCGCAAGCAATACTCACTGTCGTTCTTCGATGCGCCTAGAGATTGCGTTGCGGTTCGCGGTGAAAATGAG GTTCAGGCTTCTATGTTGTCATTGTATCAAGTAGATGAATCTCTTGGGAGAAACATTATTTAG